A single Oncorhynchus kisutch isolate 150728-3 linkage group LG19, Okis_V2, whole genome shotgun sequence DNA region contains:
- the LOC109910145 gene encoding tumor necrosis factor receptor superfamily member EDAR-like yields MEIWQCGNPKPIKVCINNRAQPLERASQPGPDQREPENASCYVGSSPDCRTMEGLSMEASVSAALLMASCLLALSEPSCNQTQFLHSNGSCADCPVCGPGEQLTDDCGYGDGGEGGRCVACAEGQFSTETGLAPCWQCTRCILLNRQERAVCSPINNAQCGNCLPGYYKLRSRSGEVDLLCMPCYSPTGKIRKECLPLQWKHTSTAVTLDTVQVSMALIGSVTSASIFLLLLLLWALLLIIERFEQVRKYCPEGLHFEVGTAFPRNTLLSNTTETGAIPSITPPESPGPTQDAHHRCLSSLSREGEVHPTSIVINVTTNIKPSLQHGGEDGPWEGQRGHCHTPEEMEQKLLEICTVSQGQSLEELNYDTVQDLSLLLDSGGCGRGSGVRRLGYSLGVTPEVLSNLHGFQDLFQYLRTSTYILLPQLAQAAALLPRPDVVARIHRGLVANHTEISRP; encoded by the exons atggagatatggcagTGTGGGAACCCTAAGCCTATAAAGGTGTGTATCAAT AACAGAGCCCAGCCCCTGGAGAGGGCTTCCCAGCCAGGACCAGACCAGAGGGAACCTGAGAATGCCAGTTGTTACGTAGGCTCCAG CCCAGACTGCAGGACCATGGAGGGTCTTTCTATGGAGGCCAGTGTTTCTGCAGCTCTGCTGATG GCATCCTGTCTGCTGGCACTGTCTGAGCCCAGCTGTAATCAGACACAGTTTCTGCACTCTAATGGCAGTTGTGCTGACTGTCCTGTCTGTGGACCTGGGGAGCAGCTAACAGAC GACTGTGGTtatggggatgggggagagggcgGCCGCTGTGTGGCGTGTGCAGAGGGGCAGTTCAGTACTGAGACTGGGTTGGCCCCCTGCTGGCAGTGCACTCGTTGTATTCTGCTAAACCGCCAAGAGAGAGCAGTGTGCTCACCCATCAACAATGCCCAGTGTGGCAACTGCCTCCCAGG GTATTATAAGCTCAGAAGTAGGAGTGGGGAGGTGGACCTGTTGTGCATGCCCTGTTACAGCCCAACAGGCAAGATCCGGAAAGAGTGTTTACCTTTGCAGTGGAAACACACCTCCACAGCAG TGACGCTGGATACGGTCCAAGTCTCCATGGCTCTTATTGGTTCAGTGACTTCCGCCTCAATCTTCCTACTGCTTCTGTTGCTTTGGGCCTTACTACTGATCATTGAGAGATTCG AACAGGTTCGAAAGTATTGTCCTGAAGGTCTACATTTTGAAGTAGGCACAGCCTTCCCACGGAATACACTCCTCTCTAACACCACAGAGACTGGAGCGATACCATCAATTACCCCACCAGAGAGTCCTGGACCAACCCAGGACGCCCACCACAG ATGCCTAAGCTCACTGAGCCGTGAGGGTGAAGTGCATCCCACCTCTATTGTCATCAATGTCACCACCAACATCAAGCCATCCCTTCAACATGGAGGTGAAGACGGCCCCTGGGAGGGTCAGAGAGGACACTGTCACACACCAGAGGAG ATGGAACAAAAACTGTTGGAAATCTGCACAGTTTCTCAAG GTCAGAGTCTGGAGGAGCTAAACTATGACACAGTCCAGGACCTGTCTCTGCTGCTGGACTCAGGGGGCTGTGGCCGGGGCAGCGGGGTGAGAAGGCTGGGCTATTCCCTGGGTGTCACCCCGGAGGTCCTTTCTAACCTCCATGGCTTCCAGGATCTCTTCCAGTACCTGCGCACCTCCACCTACATCCTACTGCCCCAACTGGCCCAGGCCGCCGCCCTCCTGCCCCGCCCTGACGTTGTTGCTAGGATACACCGTGGTCTGGTGGCCAATCACACAGAGATATCCAGGCCCTAG